The following nucleotide sequence is from Psychroserpens sp. Hel_I_66.
TTTCATAGTTTAACAAAAATTTCTTCCAATGATACCATATAAAGCTGCAATCGTTAACAAAGGACGAACAACTATAAGATTTGAATACCTTAAGTGAAAATAAAAATTGTTATTGTTCCAGTTATTTTTAGTCCAGATTCCATCAAGAGGCTCCTTTCTTATAGAAATATTAAAAGGTTCTTTCTTAAAAAATAAGTTTGATAGTTTCATAATCCCTTTAATTAGAATTAAAGTCATAAATGGTGAAAAAGTCATTAATATCAATTGATATTTACACAGAAAATTCCAACCAAAAAACTGCATTACAAAACCTAACCAACCAATTGAAAAGGTGATTTTAAAAAATAGCAAAAAATACTTTTTGCATTTTATATCTTCGGAAAAGAAAACAATTAGAAAACTAAAAATTAAAAATATAATAATTAGCATATAAAAGTAAACTTCTGAGAGTGTCATAAAAGTTTAATTAGTTTTAGTTTCTTTCTTCCTAAACCAAAACCAAACTCCACCAATTAACAATAACCCAAACAAAACTGAACTCCCAAGGGAAATCATACTTCCGGTTTGTACTACTTGTGGTTCGAATTTAAATTCGATGTCATGGTTTCCTGCAGGAATTTGCAAACCTCTTAATGCATAATTGACACGTTGTATTGGTGCTTCATTACCATCAATGGTTGCTATCCAACCGTTCCCGTAGTACATTTCAGAAAATACTGCGAAACCATCATTGGTATTTGATGATTTGTAATTGAGCTTATTAGGTTGATGCGCTGTTAAGGTTATAGTTGCTGTAGAATCCACATTAAATCGCTTAGTTGATAATTCTTGAGCTGTTGTCACCGCTTTTATTTTGGTTTGCAAACTATCCAAAGCTTTAATTTCTTCATTTGCAGACTCTAGTTTTTCTATTTCAGCAACAAACCAAGCATTACCATTGGCATCTTCATTGACATAAGGAAACACCTGCCCTTGCTCTTCTGCAATGAAATATTTGGTGTTGAGCATGTTGAGTACGTTCATGTTATTTCGAGAAATATGAAAATCAAACAACTCATCAAAACGTTTCAATTTTGCTGCGTGATAACCACTCAATGAATTATGAAAATAAGCTGCTCTTGCTGGAGCTCTGCTCCCTTCCGAAGAAATATCAAGTACCCTAAAATAGTCTTTATCCTGTAAAATTTCGGTATCTGCTGCATTGGCAATGTAAGGTTGATCTACTTTTGAAGCAGACACAAAATTATCTGTATTGACGTAACGTCTATCTACTCCAACCAAATCAAATAAAATCAATATTGCAAAAATACCAACGACTACAGTTTCGGAAAATTTCTTCTTGATGAACATAAAAATCGTTCCTGCAGACAGCAATACTAAAATTAAAGTTCGCAACGTGTCTTGGGTAAAAAATGCTTTTCTATCTTCTTTAAGTGCATCGATGTAGCCTTGACCGTATTCACCGTAGGCTTGTCTGTAGTAGCCATCGTTAGCACCGACGAATTCAAAAAGTGTAGATTTAAATAACAAAAATATTAAAGCTAAACCTCCTGCAATTCCCAAAGAAATTTTGAGCGCTTTAAGTTTCTTTTCATCTTTATCAAAATCGTTAAATAGTTTCACCAACCCAAAAATCGCCAGAACAGGAATACACAATTCTAAAATTACCTGTATTGAACTTACTGCTCTAAACTTATTATATAAAGGCACATAATCGATAAAAAAGTCGGTTAGGAAGCCAAGGTTTTTTCCGTAGGATAATAAAAGGGATAAGATTGTACCACCAACAAGCCACCATTTTAGTCGACCTCTTACCAAAAACAAGGCAAATACAAATAAGAAAATGATAACTGCTCCAACATAAGCAGGTGCTTCTACAATGGTTTGTTCTCCCCAATATGTTGGTGTTTGTTGTGATTCTTGTAAAGCTTGAGTTGGACTCGCTCCTATATTTCTAAAAAACTTATAAACCTCTGAGTCTTTACCAACATCTTCTCCGCTTCCACCTCCCAAAAATCTTGGGATGTACAGGTTGAAAGTTTCTGTGAGCCCATAGCTATATTCGGTAATGTAATCTTTGCTCAAGCCAGATGTTACTTCTTTTGGGGAGCCATCTGGGTTGATGGTCAGTTCGCTTTGACCACGGGTACTTTCTGTAACATATTCTTGGGTTGCCATTATGTTTGTAGCATTAAGACCTATTGCGATAACAAGCGCAACGACCATTAACCCTACAGATTTAAAAAAGTGGGGCAACATTTTTTTTCTGAATGCGTCTATTAAATAGGCAATCCCTAAAACGAGTACCAACAGCATTAAATAATAGGTCATTTGAAAATGGTTGGCGCCAATTTCTAAACCTAAGGCGACTGCTGTAAGAAGAAAACCACCAATATATTTCTGTCGAAATGTGAGTACAATACCTGCTAAAACCAAAGGCATGTATGCAATAGCGTGAGCTTTACTGTTATGCCCAACACCCAAAATAATAATGAGATAGGTTGAAAACCCAAACGCTAATGCTCCCAGAGCAGCGAGTTTAAAATCAACTTTCAAGCACAGTAATAATATGTAAAATCCTAAAAAATAAATGAAAAGATAATCTGCTGGACGCGGTAAAAATCGCAATACCGAATCTACTTTCTTGATATAATTGTGAGGATAGCGAGCTCCTAACTGGTAGGTTGGCATTCCGCCAAAGGCGCTATTGGTCCAATAGGTCTCTTCACCGGTTGTAGCCTTAAACTCTTTTTGCTGCTCTGCCATACCAATATAGTGCATGATATCGCTTTGCTTTATTTTTTTTCCCTGTAAAACCGGACTAAAATATGCCAATGAAATTACCACAAAACCAATAAGAACTAAAATATGTGGTAAGAATTTTTTAAATGAAAAGGTCATGAAATTCTTTTAAATGAAATGATAGTGAAATGTAGTTATTTTTTTGATAAAAACTCAACATACGTGAGCAAAATCAAATCAATAAAAGAGGTTTTAGACATTTGAAAAACGAATTAATCTATTTCTTCATAATCAATATATTCACCTACTTTTTTGTTAGATGATGAGTCCTTATTTGGTATTTTATCAATAACTGTCTCTCCCTCTTTTTCTTTGGGACGTTGCTGCTGCTGCTGTCTAAACTGGCCTTCAAATTTTTCCTGCATTTTTTTAGACATGTAGCGCATCAAATATGGAGCGAACAAGCGAGTAAAGATTTTTATACCATAATATATCAAGAGTATGATAAGAATGGTTCTCAAAAAACCATATAATGATGCTTCCTGTAACATTAAATAAAATTTTTTCAAAAATACAATTATCTCTATATAATTACTCTTATAAATACTTAAAAATTATATAAAATCTCTATATTTGACTTAAATCGATAACCTATGAAATTAACCAAAAAAGCTTTCTCTTTTATATTTTTTATTAGCGTTCAGCTCACTTTTGCCCAATATACAGAAGTTATAAATTCAAATAGACCTGGAGTTTCTAAGAGTGCTTTTTCCGTAGGAACAAATGTTGCACAATTAGAAGTTGGACCCTATATAGTTAAAGAAGAACACACACCTCTCAAATATGATGTATCTGGTTTTGGAGTAGATTTTACAGCACGTTACGGGTTGCTTTTTGAACAATTGGAACTTAACATTGAAGGGACATATCAAAACGACACGTTTACAGATAACCGTTCTATTATTTCTTCGGAAGATAAACGGTCTAACTTCAAGCAATTTACAATTGGAGCTAAATATCTGGTTTATGATCCCTACAAAAATGCGGAAGAAGAAAAGCCAAATCTGTACAGCTATCATGCCAACCGTTCCTTTAAATGGAAATCGTTAATTCCCGCAGTTGCAGTTTACGCTGGCGCAAATTTTGATACAAAAAACAATCCATACACAGCGCCAGGTATTGAAGGCTTTAGCCCTAAAATAATGGTTGCAACACAAAATAATTTTTCTGGAGGTTGGGTTTTAGTCACCAATTTTATAAAAGATAGAATTGGTACCGATTATTCAGATTTCACATACATTCTAACCCTTACACATAGCTTTAGTCCGCAATGGGTGATTTTCGCAGAAACACAGGGAATTCAAAGTGATTTTTATGCAGATAATTTATTTCGATTTGGAGGTGCTTACCTTTGGAGCAAAGATTTTCAATTAGATACTGCTGTCACCTTTAACAGTAAGGATACACCTTCGGTTTTTGGTGTTAACTTCGGAATGTCCTATCGATTCGATTTCCACGTTGACAAAGAAGACAATGGCAATTCGAGAGAAGATGCCGACAAAAGAAAACCTAATAAAAAGGGTAAAGGAAAAAATAAGAGAACAGACGACTTTGATGATGACGGAAGCCTTTAAGCCTATGATTACTGTAAAAGAAATTCATTCAAAAAAAGAATTAAGGGATTTTGTGAAATTTCCCTTTAAACTCTACAAAAATTCAAAATATTGGGTACCTCCAATTATAAAGCAAGAATTAGAAACCTTTGATAAAGATAAAAATCCCATTTTTAAAGATGCTGAGGCTCGTTTTTTCTTAGCCTATAAGAACAATGAGATTGTTGGTCGTGTTGCAGCTATTGTGAACTGGCTGGAAGTGAAAGGACAAAACCAAAAAAAAATGCGTTTTGGCTGGTTTGACTTCATAGACGATAAGGACGTTTCAAAAGCTTTAATAGAAGAGGTACAACGAATAGGCAAAGAACATCAATTAGAATATACCGAAGGTCCTGTAGGTTTTTCAAACTTAGACAAAGTTGGTGTAATGACCGAAGGTTTTGAAAGCATAGCACCAATGATCACTTGGTATAACCATCCTTATTACGTTGATCATTACAAAGCATTGGGTTATACTGTAGAAAAAAGTTACTCAGAGAGCAAATTCCCTTTTGAAAACGTAAAACCAGAATTTTTCAAAAAAGCTCAAGAACTCATTAAGCGTCGTTATAACCTAACAGCCTTGAAATTCACAAAAACATCAGAGGTCATGCCCTATGCAGATAAGATGTTTGATTTATTTAATGAGAGCTATTCTTCTTTATCCTCTTTTGTTGCCATTACAGATATCCAAAAGGAATATTTCAAAAAGAAATTTATAAGTTTTGTAAACCCAGAATACATCAAATTTGTTGTTGACAAAGATGATGAATTAGTTGGTTTTGCAATCGTTATGCCTGCATTTGCCAAAGCCTTGCAAAAAGCAAATGGTAAATTGCTTCCTTTTGGGTTTGGACATATTTTAAATGCGAAAAAAAACAGTAAGGACGTTATTTTTTATTTAATAGGCATACATCCAAATTATCAAAACAAAGGCGTACACGCAGTTATATTTAACGAATATTACGAGACATTTACAGAGCTTGGTATACAAACATGCTATAGAACTCCAGAGTTAGAAGATAATGAAGCTATTCATAAAATTTGGAAACATTTTGACCCTCTTGTCTACAAAAGGAGAAAAACGTTCAGAAAATCTTTGTAACAGATTGCTTTAATTTTGCAACATATTGCTTTAAAAGAGAAATCGTATGTCTGACAAAATAAGTTTAAAAAATGCTATTTCTATCGGTATTGGCGGTATGGTTGGTGGTGGTATATTTGCTGTGCTGGGTTTAGCTGTAACACTATCAAAAGGTGCAACTCCCATAGCTTTTCTTTTTGCAGGTATCGTGGCGTTTATAACTTCATATTCTTACGTAAAACTTACCTTGAAATTTCCAGATAGTGGTGGTACAGTCAAATTTATAAACCAAGGTTTTGGTCGATCAATTTTTAGTGGCTCTATAAATAATCTACTTTGGGTGAGCTACATCATAATGCTCTCCCTATATGCATCTGCATTTGGATCATATGCGCCAAACCTTTTAGAAATTACTCATGATACTACTGTTGATCAACATATCTATTCTAGTGCTATTATAATTATCGCAACCATTATTAATTATTATAGTGTAAAAGTGGTTTCTAGTATAGAGTCTTATTCCGTAGCCATAAAACTCGTTATCCTTATTGCGTTTATTGGCATAGGTATCTATGGTCTCTTCGGAAATGCAAATCTAACACAACTTTCAACCAAGAACTGGGAAAGTCCAATACAGATTCTCACCGCTGGAATGGTAATTTTTGTAGCTTACGAAGGTTTTGAACTGATTGCCAATGCGGGAGCAGATATTATAAACCCTGAAAAAAACATTCCAAAAGCGTTTTACTATTCAGTTGGTTTTGTAATTCTTTTGTACATCATAATCTCAATTGTTACCGTTGGTTCACTTTCGTTTGAAAGTATAAAATCTGCTGAGGAATATGTGCTTGCAGAAGCTTCAAAACCCATGTTGGGCAAAGTGGGATTCACAATTATGACCATTGCAGCACTCATTTCTACGTTCTCTGCTATTAACGCAACACTTTATGGTGGCAGTCGTGTAAGCTATGTTATCGCAAAAGATGATGAACTACCGCACGAACTTACCAGTAAACTTTGGAACCAACCTATTGGATTGATCATAACAATGATTGCTACATTGATTTTAGTTAATTTTTTAAATCTGGAAAGCATTTCTACCGCAGGAAGTGTAGGTTTTCTAATTATTTTTGCAACTGTAAATTATACTGGTTTTAAAATTTCAGAAAAGATAAATTCTAAAAAATGGATTCCGTTAACTGGTTTTATTCTTTGCGCATTATCCTTGATTGTTTTAATAATTAAACAGTTTCAAAGCAATAAAACAGGAGTTATTGTTGCAATTTCGATAGTTATTTTTTGTTTTCTTGTGGAGACTATCTATAAAAAAACTGAGAAAAAAGCATAAAAAATTCCGATTCTATTTTTTAAAACAAAATCGGAATTTATAAAATAATTTATTTTTTATCTACTCACCCATTGCAGCCATAACCGCAGCAGATAAGCGTTTATAAGTACCATTTACCAATCGTTCTCTAATTGCATCAAAGGCATCAAGTGTGTCAGACACATCTTGTAATGTATGCGTTGCGGTTGGTATCATTCTTAAAAGAATTAATCCCTTCGGAATTACAGGATACACAACAATCGAACAAAAGATTCCGTAGTTTTCGCGTAGATCACGAACCAAAGCCATCGCTTCTGGAATGCTTCCTTTTAAATATACTGGCGTTACACAACTTTGCGTAGTACCAATATCAAAACCTCTTTCTCTTAGACCAGATTGTAAGGCATTCACTATCTTCCAAAGGTTTTCCTTTAATTCTGGCATTGTTCTTAACATATCTAAACGTTTTAG
It contains:
- a CDS encoding YfhO family protein, translated to MTFSFKKFLPHILVLIGFVVISLAYFSPVLQGKKIKQSDIMHYIGMAEQQKEFKATTGEETYWTNSAFGGMPTYQLGARYPHNYIKKVDSVLRFLPRPADYLFIYFLGFYILLLCLKVDFKLAALGALAFGFSTYLIIILGVGHNSKAHAIAYMPLVLAGIVLTFRQKYIGGFLLTAVALGLEIGANHFQMTYYLMLLVLVLGIAYLIDAFRKKMLPHFFKSVGLMVVALVIAIGLNATNIMATQEYVTESTRGQSELTINPDGSPKEVTSGLSKDYITEYSYGLTETFNLYIPRFLGGGSGEDVGKDSEVYKFFRNIGASPTQALQESQQTPTYWGEQTIVEAPAYVGAVIIFLFVFALFLVRGRLKWWLVGGTILSLLLSYGKNLGFLTDFFIDYVPLYNKFRAVSSIQVILELCIPVLAIFGLVKLFNDFDKDEKKLKALKISLGIAGGLALIFLLFKSTLFEFVGANDGYYRQAYGEYGQGYIDALKEDRKAFFTQDTLRTLILVLLSAGTIFMFIKKKFSETVVVGIFAILILFDLVGVDRRYVNTDNFVSASKVDQPYIANAADTEILQDKDYFRVLDISSEGSRAPARAAYFHNSLSGYHAAKLKRFDELFDFHISRNNMNVLNMLNTKYFIAEEQGQVFPYVNEDANGNAWFVAEIEKLESANEEIKALDSLQTKIKAVTTAQELSTKRFNVDSTATITLTAHQPNKLNYKSSNTNDGFAVFSEMYYGNGWIATIDGNEAPIQRVNYALRGLQIPAGNHDIEFKFEPQVVQTGSMISLGSSVLFGLLLIGGVWFWFRKKETKTN
- a CDS encoding DUF4834 family protein, coding for MLQEASLYGFLRTILIILLIYYGIKIFTRLFAPYLMRYMSKKMQEKFEGQFRQQQQQRPKEKEGETVIDKIPNKDSSSNKKVGEYIDYEEID
- a CDS encoding transporter, whose product is MKLTKKAFSFIFFISVQLTFAQYTEVINSNRPGVSKSAFSVGTNVAQLEVGPYIVKEEHTPLKYDVSGFGVDFTARYGLLFEQLELNIEGTYQNDTFTDNRSIISSEDKRSNFKQFTIGAKYLVYDPYKNAEEEKPNLYSYHANRSFKWKSLIPAVAVYAGANFDTKNNPYTAPGIEGFSPKIMVATQNNFSGGWVLVTNFIKDRIGTDYSDFTYILTLTHSFSPQWVIFAETQGIQSDFYADNLFRFGGAYLWSKDFQLDTAVTFNSKDTPSVFGVNFGMSYRFDFHVDKEDNGNSREDADKRKPNKKGKGKNKRTDDFDDDGSL
- a CDS encoding APC family permease, with translation MSDKISLKNAISIGIGGMVGGGIFAVLGLAVTLSKGATPIAFLFAGIVAFITSYSYVKLTLKFPDSGGTVKFINQGFGRSIFSGSINNLLWVSYIIMLSLYASAFGSYAPNLLEITHDTTVDQHIYSSAIIIIATIINYYSVKVVSSIESYSVAIKLVILIAFIGIGIYGLFGNANLTQLSTKNWESPIQILTAGMVIFVAYEGFELIANAGADIINPEKNIPKAFYYSVGFVILLYIIISIVTVGSLSFESIKSAEEYVLAEASKPMLGKVGFTIMTIAALISTFSAINATLYGGSRVSYVIAKDDELPHELTSKLWNQPIGLIITMIATLILVNFLNLESISTAGSVGFLIIFATVNYTGFKISEKINSKKWIPLTGFILCALSLIVLIIKQFQSNKTGVIVAISIVIFCFLVETIYKKTEKKA